TGTCAGTTAATACATAGTTTTTTTTGCCTTCTTCCGCCAATGTTTTAACAACAATATCCTCTTTTTCAAATCGGGACAAGAGGGAATACAGCGTTCCGGGGCCAACTCTTACACTGCCTTCGGTCATTTTTTCTATGTTCTTCATTATTCCGTATCCATGAATGGGACTGAGTAGACTTAAAAGAATATAATACATTGGTTCGGTTAGGTTCTGAAGCTGTTTTCTCGCCATTGCTTACCTCCGCATATCGAGTATGGATATACCATATATCAATACTCGATACATGTCAATACTGTATATATTTATTCGGGATGTTTTATATTTTAAAAGGATTTCCAATTAAAAAAGAATTTATCATGCATCAGAAAATCGTCTCGCGGTTAATTAAAGCTTGAGGCGATTTTTTTATTAATTAACAATCGTCGTCAAATCATTGTCTGAAATCAAAATATGATATATATTCTAGAAGAACTTTAAAATTCAATTCGTTGAATATTATTGATAAATCCGATATTTTGGATGCGCGTTTATTAGCGACGGGATGGATATGATGAAAAAACAAACTAACAGTCAATGCTATTATTTGGGGAAAGCTTACCCTTTATACACAAAGGTTGATGCATCGGCAAAGAAAACTACAGTCGAGTGGGATGGAGAGGCATTTATCTGCATTTTGCCCAAAGATGATGAGAAAACCGATATTGCCGGGGCCATAAAACTGTTCTATAAAAGAGCAAGCCGAAAATTGATTGAGGAAAGACTGAGATTCTACCAGCCCGGATTTAAGGTGAAATATAGGTCATTCGCAATAGAGGACAGCCTTGTGAAATGGGGAAGCTGCAATTCAAAGAGGAATCTGACCTTTCACTGGAGGCTTATGGCATATCCGATGGACGTGATTGACTATGTGGTTGTACATGAACTTTGCCATCTTGTACATATGAATCATGACAGATCGTTTTGGCGCCTGGTCGGGAAGGTCTATCCCGGATATAAAGAGGCGATGGAAATATTGGGAACGGTCAAAACAAGGGATATTTAGTGTTGTGTTAACAATAAGGAAAGAGGTGCGATATTTTGGATGGTACTAAGCGTACGAACATAAAGCCTGGAATGGCTGTAAGAGTAGTTCAAAAGCAAGACCAGCGTTCGGGAAAACTGACAGACGGCATTGTGCAGAGATTGCTCACAAAATCTCCAAATCATCCTCATGGCATTAAGGTAATGCTTGAAGACGGAATAGTGGGACGAGTAAAGGATATTATAGGTTAGAACAATTTTTAATCGAAATGTTGCATTAAACAGAATGGTGATTTTCTTTTTCATATGGTCTGCGATAGCCTTGGCAGTTGCTGTATGGCTTTTGAGGATATAATTCAAAGGAGTTTTTATGTACACAGAATGGTTGGATTCATTAAAAAATGTAGAACTGTTTCAAAATATAGAAAAAGATGAACTTAACAGCATGCTGATGTGTTTCAATCCCAAAATTGAAACCTATCAAAAAAAAGAATATATAGCTATGGAAGGCGACCCATTCACGGGAGTCGGCGTTGTCATCGAGGGTGAAGTAACCATTACAAAAGACAATGCGGCCGGGGAAAGGGTTATTATGACAAAGCTGAATGCCAATAGCATATTCGGAGAAATATTTGCATTTTCAAACAGCAAAATATGGGGAGTTACTGTTATAGCGGCAACGGACTGCAAGGTTTTATTCATTACACCAGAAAGAATAATCGGACATTGTAGAAACATGTGCATAGGGCACCACATTCTGATTCAAAACATGT
This portion of the Peptostreptococcaceae bacterium genome encodes:
- a CDS encoding helix-turn-helix transcriptional regulator — its product is MARKQLQNLTEPMYYILLSLLSPIHGYGIMKNIEKMTEGSVRVGPGTLYSLLSRFEKEDIVVKTLAEEGKKNYVLTDKGMEILMKEHTRLKKLVSDGDMTLGGWKQ
- a CDS encoding M48 family metallopeptidase, which translates into the protein MKKQTNSQCYYLGKAYPLYTKVDASAKKTTVEWDGEAFICILPKDDEKTDIAGAIKLFYKRASRKLIEERLRFYQPGFKVKYRSFAIEDSLVKWGSCNSKRNLTFHWRLMAYPMDVIDYVVVHELCHLVHMNHDRSFWRLVGKVYPGYKEAMEILGTVKTRDI
- a CDS encoding Crp/Fnr family transcriptional regulator; the protein is MYTEWLDSLKNVELFQNIEKDELNSMLMCFNPKIETYQKKEYIAMEGDPFTGVGVVIEGEVTITKDNAAGERVIMTKLNANSIFGEIFAFSNSKIWGVTVIAATDCKVLFITPERIIGHCRNMCIGHHILIQNMLKIVSQKALGLDKKIRYLAMKSIRTKISSFLLEQHKLSGSNRFMISYNREELADYLNVSRPSLSREMIKMRDEGIIDFYKATFQIMDIETIKMNI
- a CDS encoding YwbE family protein is translated as MDGTKRTNIKPGMAVRVVQKQDQRSGKLTDGIVQRLLTKSPNHPHGIKVMLEDGIVGRVKDIIG